A genome region from Hydrogenoanaerobacterium saccharovorans includes the following:
- a CDS encoding LacI family DNA-binding transcriptional regulator yields the protein MAATMKDIANYTGLGLATISKYFNGGNVLEKNKVAIEQAIEKLDFTVNEFARGLKTSKSKTVGVIIPELSNIFVTNIITIIEDILRKKGYGVIVCDCRTDETLERESVQFLVNKMVDGIINMPVCKDGEHLEPALAKNIPVVLIDRMINNLKARVDAVVVDNVSASEKATCHLIENGHQKIGIVIGPREIFTSQQRLLGYNQAFIKNGLIPDNGLVEYSDYTVQGGYESMKLMLARHSDLTAVFVTNYEMTLGAIIAINELGIKLPQELSVIGFDNMQLSQVVKPKLTIITQPLEEIGEQVAKVMLSRLLSNGDYQPDIITLSTQLQLGESVNMPNK from the coding sequence ATGGCAGCCACAATGAAAGACATTGCCAATTACACTGGTCTTGGCTTGGCAACCATCTCAAAATACTTTAACGGGGGCAATGTACTTGAAAAAAACAAGGTTGCTATTGAACAGGCAATTGAAAAACTAGATTTTACCGTAAATGAATTTGCACGCGGGCTAAAAACCAGCAAATCCAAAACAGTTGGTGTGATAATCCCAGAACTCAGCAATATTTTCGTAACCAACATCATTACGATCATTGAAGATATTTTGAGAAAAAAAGGTTACGGTGTGATTGTGTGCGACTGCCGCACCGATGAAACTCTTGAAAGAGAATCCGTACAGTTTTTAGTAAATAAAATGGTGGATGGAATCATTAATATGCCGGTTTGCAAAGACGGCGAACATTTGGAGCCCGCGCTTGCAAAAAACATCCCCGTTGTGCTTATCGACCGTATGATTAATAATTTGAAAGCTCGTGTGGATGCAGTTGTTGTGGATAACGTAAGTGCTTCTGAAAAGGCAACTTGTCATCTGATAGAAAACGGGCATCAAAAAATCGGCATCGTCATCGGTCCGCGCGAGATATTCACTTCGCAGCAGCGCCTGCTGGGCTACAATCAGGCATTTATCAAAAATGGGCTGATCCCCGACAATGGGCTGGTAGAATACAGCGACTACACCGTACAGGGCGGCTACGAAAGTATGAAGTTGATGCTTGCGCGCCACAGCGATTTAACTGCAGTGTTCGTAACCAACTACGAAATGACGCTTGGTGCAATTATCGCAATCAATGAGCTTGGTATCAAACTACCTCAGGAGCTGTCTGTCATCGGTTTTGACAACATGCAGCTTTCTCAGGTGGTTAAGCCGAAACTTACCATCATTACGCAGCCGCTTGAAGAAATCGGCGAGCAAGTTGCAAAAGTAATGCTGTCACGACTTTTAAGCAACGGTGATTATCAACCCGATATTATCACACTTTCTACGCAATTACAGCTTGGCGAATCGGTGAATATGCCAAACAAATAG
- the xylB gene encoding xylulokinase — protein sequence MKHLLLGIDIGTSACKVALFTHNGEVAAQGSGDYKVYYPQQGWAEQNPEEWWQAVCNAIRTMLAENSIDPSAIAGIGIDGQSWSAIPIDANGNVLYNTPIWMDTRAADICEELKATVGEEKLFALCGNPLQPSYTLPKILWYKKHQPEVYNNTYKILQSNSFIAYRLTGAITQDVSQGYGLHCFDMRNGCWNLDICNELGIDAAMLPEIVPCHQVIGSVTQQAALATGLAEGTPVVAGGLDAACGTLGAGVIHAGETQEQGGQAGGMSICMGTYHADKRLILGCHVVPNLWLLQGGTVGGGGVVRWFEQEFCAEERNVSSINHTNSFYEMDQAASSIPAGSDGLVFLPYMAGERSPIWDSKAKGVYYGIDFAKTRAHFIRASMEGVAFSLKHNLDIAESAGVRADVLRAMGGAANSRLWTQIKADVTNKKIVVPSSDTATTLGAAILAGVGTGIYKNFDEAVSKTVAVKREHLPNPQNHAIYQKVYKTYLALYEKLKDIMHQ from the coding sequence ATGAAACACTTATTATTGGGAATCGACATTGGTACCTCTGCTTGCAAAGTTGCATTGTTTACCCACAACGGTGAGGTAGCTGCACAAGGCAGCGGTGACTACAAGGTGTATTACCCGCAACAGGGTTGGGCAGAGCAAAACCCTGAGGAATGGTGGCAAGCGGTATGCAATGCCATCCGCACAATGCTTGCAGAAAACAGCATCGACCCCTCCGCTATTGCAGGAATTGGCATTGACGGGCAAAGTTGGTCTGCAATCCCCATAGATGCAAATGGGAATGTGCTTTACAATACCCCTATTTGGATGGACACACGAGCAGCAGACATCTGCGAGGAGTTAAAAGCTACTGTGGGCGAAGAAAAGCTCTTTGCACTTTGCGGGAACCCACTTCAACCCTCTTATACCCTGCCGAAAATTTTATGGTACAAAAAGCATCAGCCTGAAGTGTACAACAATACATATAAAATTCTTCAATCCAACAGCTTTATTGCTTATCGGCTGACAGGGGCAATTACGCAGGATGTTTCGCAGGGCTACGGCTTACACTGTTTTGATATGCGAAACGGCTGCTGGAACCTTGACATCTGCAACGAACTCGGCATCGACGCGGCAATGCTGCCCGAAATAGTACCTTGTCACCAGGTAATTGGCAGCGTTACACAACAGGCAGCACTGGCAACGGGGCTTGCCGAGGGAACTCCCGTTGTGGCAGGCGGCTTGGATGCCGCATGCGGCACACTGGGTGCAGGGGTAATCCATGCAGGAGAAACGCAGGAACAAGGCGGGCAGGCAGGCGGAATGAGTATCTGTATGGGCACTTACCATGCCGATAAACGCTTAATACTCGGCTGCCATGTGGTGCCTAACCTGTGGTTGCTGCAGGGCGGAACGGTTGGCGGCGGTGGGGTGGTTCGCTGGTTTGAGCAGGAATTCTGCGCCGAAGAGCGAAACGTTTCTTCCATCAATCACACCAACTCGTTTTATGAAATGGATCAAGCAGCTTCCTCCATCCCCGCGGGCAGCGACGGTTTGGTTTTTCTGCCTTATATGGCGGGGGAACGTTCCCCTATTTGGGACAGTAAGGCAAAAGGTGTTTACTACGGTATTGATTTTGCAAAAACACGCGCACATTTCATCCGTGCCAGTATGGAGGGCGTTGCATTTTCGCTGAAACATAATTTAGATATTGCAGAAAGTGCAGGCGTTCGCGCCGATGTTTTACGCGCAATGGGTGGAGCAGCCAACAGCAGGCTGTGGACGCAAATCAAGGCGGATGTCACCAATAAAAAAATTGTTGTTCCCTCTTCGGATACCGCAACCACTCTAGGCGCAGCTATTTTGGCAGGCGTGGGCACGGGTATTTACAAAAACTTCGACGAAGCTGTAAGCAAAACAGTTGCTGTCAAGCGTGAACATCTGCCCAACCCGCAAAATCATGCTATTTATCAAAAGGTTTATAAAACTTATCTTGCCTTGTACGAAAAGTTAAAAGATATCATGCATCAATAG
- a CDS encoding response regulator, which yields MYKLIFADDEAPVRRNIAKLIPWEKFGFELIGCCANGHEVLDLVEKDPPDLLITDINMPFVSGIDVARELRRDFPTVKIIFLTGYNDFNYAQQAIDLNVLKYILKPVSAQSLSECLQEVKQMLDAEYQQNYDRSRLEDFYRQNESIMQMVFLYALVTTGISNTEAKKKAELLGLNYLKGDLFQVAVLIEDGMRSEQWTDDSVDLMNFAVYNIAKEILERENIGTAIFNGSAVIAILSKSTAIDTEHWQEKTVFALQEIREAIEKHLKFTITIGVGNTCSEYRSIHVSYDEAISALGYRWAIGTNKVIFIADIEPQRHSTLVFDKEKEQLLLDCMKINNPQKLEKAVDNLLLEASKYMSIESLRAYIITIIFCVIREADNIRLDTKQLLELGDIRKVLECEQVEEMRKILLQVCNCMMKCISQNRKNSCSAAVTQAIQFIHEQLANDTLSVDMVAKHLHMSSSYFRAVFKKEVGATFGNYLTEQRMEKAKDLICTTALKNYEISEAVGYADPHYFSYCFKKHFKIAPNEMRESLN from the coding sequence ATGTACAAACTGATTTTTGCCGATGATGAAGCACCGGTTCGCAGAAACATAGCAAAATTGATACCTTGGGAAAAATTTGGTTTTGAATTGATTGGATGCTGTGCCAATGGCCACGAAGTGTTGGATTTAGTGGAAAAAGACCCGCCTGATTTGTTAATTACCGATATTAATATGCCTTTCGTAAGCGGGATTGACGTAGCGCGAGAACTGAGGCGCGATTTCCCCACTGTAAAGATAATTTTTTTAACAGGCTACAACGATTTTAATTATGCGCAACAGGCGATTGACCTTAACGTTTTAAAGTATATTTTAAAACCGGTAAGTGCGCAGAGCCTTTCAGAGTGCCTGCAAGAGGTAAAACAGATGCTTGATGCGGAGTACCAGCAGAACTACGATCGCTCCAGGCTCGAAGATTTTTACCGGCAGAATGAATCGATTATGCAAATGGTTTTTTTATATGCTTTGGTTACAACGGGCATTTCAAATACCGAGGCAAAGAAAAAAGCAGAGCTTTTGGGGCTAAATTACCTTAAGGGAGACCTGTTTCAAGTTGCTGTATTAATAGAAGACGGAATGCGCAGCGAACAATGGACAGATGACTCGGTAGATTTGATGAACTTTGCTGTTTACAACATTGCAAAAGAGATATTGGAACGCGAAAATATTGGCACAGCTATATTCAATGGCAGCGCTGTCATTGCAATTTTAAGCAAAAGTACAGCCATTGACACAGAACATTGGCAAGAAAAAACAGTTTTCGCTTTGCAGGAGATACGGGAAGCAATTGAAAAACATTTGAAGTTTACCATTACCATCGGGGTGGGAAACACCTGCAGTGAATACCGTTCTATCCATGTATCTTACGATGAGGCTATTTCTGCGTTGGGTTACCGTTGGGCAATTGGTACCAACAAAGTAATTTTTATTGCAGATATTGAACCGCAGCGCCACAGCACACTTGTTTTTGATAAAGAAAAGGAACAGCTTCTGTTGGATTGTATGAAGATAAACAACCCACAAAAACTGGAAAAAGCAGTTGACAATCTACTGCTTGAAGCCAGTAAATATATGAGTATCGAATCGCTGCGTGCTTATATTATTACAATTATTTTTTGTGTCATTCGCGAAGCAGATAACATCCGCCTTGATACAAAGCAACTGCTCGAGCTCGGTGATATCCGCAAGGTTTTGGAATGCGAACAGGTTGAGGAAATGCGAAAAATTTTGCTGCAGGTTTGCAATTGCATGATGAAGTGCATTTCACAAAACCGTAAAAACAGCTGTTCTGCCGCTGTTACACAAGCAATTCAGTTTATTCACGAACAACTTGCAAACGATACACTCTCGGTAGATATGGTTGCAAAACACCTGCACATGAGTTCCAGTTATTTTCGCGCTGTATTTAAAAAAGAAGTTGGAGCTACCTTTGGTAACTACCTGACAGAGCAACGTATGGAAAAAGCCAAAGACCTCATTTGTACAACCGCATTGAAAAACTATGAGATTTCAGAGGCGGTAGGATACGCTGACCCCCATTACTTTAGCTATTGCTTTAAAAAACATTTTAAAATAGCACCAAATGAGATGCGCGAAAGCTTAAACTAA
- a CDS encoding galactitol-1-phosphate 5-dehydrogenase has protein sequence MKAAVLYGNEDIRYDEYPTPEVKPGTVKVKVRATGICGSDVPRVLHNGAHFYPVVLGHEFSGDVVEIGEGVTNVKVGDTVSGAPLVPCLKCSDCQNGNYSLCKHYSFIGSREQGSFAEYVVMPAINAVKYDASIPYEQAAMFEPSTVALHGVMCNDYQGGEYVAVLGGGTIGIFTMQWAKIFGSKKIVVFDIDEGRLALAKRLGADAVINTTKENYLHEAMEITEGKGYGYVFEAAGNTATMHMAFEVAANKAHVCFIGTPHVDMTFTPKQWENMNRKEFKLTGSWMSYSAPFPGREWELTAHYFATGQLKFDPEFIFRKFPMAKVDEAFALYKNPSQVHGKILLINE, from the coding sequence ATGAAAGCAGCAGTTTTATACGGCAATGAGGATATCCGATACGATGAATACCCTACCCCCGAGGTGAAACCGGGCACCGTAAAAGTAAAAGTACGTGCAACCGGAATTTGCGGCAGCGATGTACCGCGTGTGTTACATAACGGTGCCCACTTCTACCCCGTTGTACTGGGGCACGAATTTTCTGGCGATGTGGTGGAAATAGGCGAAGGGGTTACCAACGTGAAGGTGGGCGATACGGTGTCGGGTGCACCGCTTGTGCCCTGCCTAAAGTGCAGCGACTGCCAAAACGGCAACTATTCGCTGTGCAAGCACTACAGTTTTATTGGTTCACGCGAGCAGGGCAGCTTTGCAGAGTATGTGGTAATGCCTGCCATCAACGCGGTAAAGTACGATGCATCCATCCCTTACGAACAGGCTGCCATGTTTGAGCCCTCTACCGTAGCATTGCACGGGGTAATGTGCAACGATTACCAGGGCGGTGAGTACGTCGCAGTATTAGGGGGCGGAACCATCGGCATTTTTACTATGCAATGGGCTAAAATCTTCGGCTCTAAAAAGATTGTTGTATTCGATATTGATGAAGGACGGCTGGCTTTGGCAAAACGTTTGGGCGCAGATGCAGTCATCAACACCACCAAAGAAAATTACCTGCACGAAGCGATGGAGATTACCGAAGGCAAGGGTTACGGCTATGTATTTGAGGCGGCAGGCAACACCGCAACCATGCACATGGCATTTGAAGTAGCCGCTAATAAGGCACATGTCTGCTTTATTGGTACACCGCATGTGGATATGACCTTTACCCCCAAACAATGGGAAAACATGAACCGCAAAGAGTTTAAGCTTACCGGTTCGTGGATGAGCTACAGTGCACCGTTCCCTGGCAGAGAATGGGAGCTCACCGCGCACTATTTTGCCACTGGGCAGCTGAAGTTCGACCCTGAATTTATCTTTAGAAAATTCCCGATGGCAAAAGTTGACGAAGCGTTTGCATTGTATAAAAACCCATCGCAAGTGCATGGTAAAATTTTGCTGATAAACGAATAG
- the pfkB gene encoding 1-phosphofructokinase: MITTVTLNTAIDKLYIVHSLLPYEVMRVNEVNNTAGGKGLNVSRVAALAGEQVIATGFTGGYNGQLFESLITQPNITTSFTKIQGETRCCINIRDTATNHSTEFLEPGCSVSESELEQFTKDYIKAIENADVVTISGSKPKGVPTDFYKRLIALAKDNGKHVILDTSGQTLKEAIKAKPTMIKPNTDEIRQLLDVDIHSREELIDAAQRLHNSGIAIVVVSLGKDGALIVCKEGVYQGITPDIPVVNTVGCGDSMVAGFAVGLSRKYTMEETIRFAMAVSTANALTMETGSFRQEDLDWLLTQVEVKKYNK; the protein is encoded by the coding sequence ATGATTACAACCGTTACTTTAAATACCGCGATTGATAAACTATACATAGTCCATAGCCTATTGCCATATGAAGTTATGCGCGTAAACGAGGTAAACAATACAGCAGGCGGGAAAGGGCTGAATGTATCGCGTGTGGCGGCTTTAGCAGGCGAACAGGTGATTGCTACGGGTTTTACAGGTGGTTATAACGGGCAGCTTTTCGAGTCGCTCATCACACAGCCAAACATTACAACCTCTTTTACCAAAATTCAAGGCGAAACTCGCTGCTGCATTAATATACGAGACACCGCAACAAATCACAGCACCGAATTTTTAGAGCCGGGCTGTTCTGTTAGTGAGTCAGAACTAGAGCAATTTACAAAAGATTATATAAAAGCCATTGAAAATGCGGATGTGGTTACCATTTCAGGCAGTAAGCCTAAAGGCGTACCAACCGATTTTTATAAAAGGCTGATTGCCCTTGCAAAAGACAATGGCAAACACGTAATCCTCGATACCAGCGGGCAGACACTGAAAGAAGCAATAAAAGCAAAACCTACCATGATTAAACCAAACACCGATGAAATCCGCCAACTGCTAGATGTAGATATTCACTCACGTGAGGAGCTTATAGACGCAGCACAACGCCTGCACAACAGCGGAATTGCCATTGTTGTGGTTTCGCTTGGCAAAGACGGCGCGCTGATTGTTTGCAAAGAGGGAGTTTATCAGGGAATTACTCCCGATATCCCCGTAGTAAATACCGTTGGATGCGGTGACAGCATGGTAGCGGGTTTTGCAGTGGGGTTATCGCGCAAATACACGATGGAAGAAACCATTCGGTTTGCCATGGCAGTATCTACTGCAAATGCACTCACCATGGAGACTGGCAGTTTTCGTCAGGAAGATTTGGATTGGCTGCTTACTCAGGTCGAAGTAAAAAAATATAATAAATGA
- a CDS encoding RbsD/FucU family protein, producing the protein MLKGIPSILTPELLKILMEMGHGDELVIADGNFPRFAHPERVVRLDGHDIPEILDAVLKFMPLDPYVDHPTVFMAVLPDDPYVPEIWPVYQEIGNKYEKKGLRDITINKFDFYDRAKKAYAVVTTSETALYANIILKKGVITE; encoded by the coding sequence ATGTTAAAAGGAATACCGAGTATTCTCACCCCAGAATTGCTGAAAATACTGATGGAAATGGGGCACGGCGATGAACTGGTAATTGCAGACGGCAACTTCCCCCGTTTTGCGCATCCCGAACGGGTAGTCCGCTTGGATGGTCATGACATACCGGAAATACTGGATGCTGTGCTGAAATTTATGCCGCTAGACCCTTACGTCGACCACCCCACAGTTTTTATGGCGGTATTGCCCGATGACCCTTACGTTCCCGAAATTTGGCCTGTATATCAAGAAATCGGTAATAAATACGAAAAAAAGGGCTTGCGCGACATAACCATCAATAAGTTTGATTTTTACGACCGAGCAAAAAAAGCATATGCAGTGGTCACTACCAGTGAAACGGCGTTGTATGCCAATATTATTTTGAAAAAAGGTGTAATCACCGAATAA
- a CDS encoding aldo/keto reductase, with the protein MTNFVDPKKVPQKALYNGTQIPCIGMGTFGSDRFTPDQVSQAVAGAIKVGYRLFDCASVYGNEDLIGKVFAQAFAEGTVKREELFITSKVWNDMHGKGDVLLSCAKTLKDLQLDYIDAYFVHWPFPNYHAPGCDGDARNPDSKPFSVDRFMATWRQMEKLVDMGLAKTIGMSSMTIPKLEAVLPLCRIKPALIEMELHPCFQQPELYDYCVARGIQPIGFCPIGSPTRPDRDKTETDVADIEVPEVVEIAKAHNVHPAVICLKWAVQRGQIPIPFSIHEKEYVSNLRCTIEDPLTDKEMEILKTVDKNCRLIKGQVFLWEGAKGWEDLWDLDGVITK; encoded by the coding sequence ATGACAAATTTCGTAGATCCAAAAAAAGTCCCCCAAAAAGCACTTTATAACGGTACGCAAATTCCTTGCATTGGCATGGGTACTTTTGGTTCCGACCGCTTTACTCCGGACCAGGTATCGCAAGCGGTGGCAGGCGCCATCAAAGTGGGGTATCGTCTGTTTGACTGTGCCTCTGTTTACGGCAACGAAGATTTAATTGGCAAGGTGTTCGCACAAGCCTTTGCCGAAGGTACAGTAAAACGCGAGGAGCTGTTTATAACCTCAAAAGTTTGGAACGACATGCATGGCAAAGGCGATGTTCTTCTTTCATGCGCAAAAACGCTCAAAGATTTGCAACTGGATTATATTGATGCTTATTTTGTTCACTGGCCGTTCCCTAACTACCATGCACCAGGCTGTGACGGCGATGCAAGGAACCCTGACTCAAAGCCTTTCTCGGTTGACCGGTTTATGGCAACCTGGCGGCAGATGGAAAAATTGGTTGATATGGGGCTTGCAAAAACCATAGGTATGTCGAGCATGACAATCCCTAAGTTAGAAGCTGTATTGCCCCTTTGCCGCATCAAACCCGCCCTTATCGAAATGGAACTTCACCCCTGCTTCCAGCAGCCCGAGCTGTACGATTACTGTGTTGCTCGCGGAATTCAGCCCATTGGGTTCTGCCCCATCGGCTCCCCCACCCGCCCCGACCGTGATAAAACCGAAACAGACGTTGCAGATATTGAAGTGCCTGAGGTTGTGGAAATTGCAAAAGCACACAACGTTCATCCCGCCGTTATTTGCCTAAAGTGGGCTGTACAGCGCGGGCAAATTCCCATTCCGTTCTCTATCCATGAAAAGGAATATGTCAGCAATTTGCGCTGCACCATAGAAGACCCATTAACTGATAAAGAAATGGAAATCCTGAAAACGGTAGATAAAAACTGCCGCCTCATAAAAGGCCAGGTTTTCTTGTGGGAAGGCGCAAAAGGTTGGGAAGATTTATGGGATTTGGACGGCGTGATTACAAAATAG
- a CDS encoding ABC transporter permease: MSAQLKYSSSKTETGLQKNKSEFLQKFLVFGVLIVLAALFGVLTKGNFLKLDNLLTIALQVTPYAVLGFGLTFVLITGGTDLSAGSVVGFGGIVCAKVLSMGMGIPLAIVAGLLAGSLAGLINGLFVTKLNVTPFIATLGTQYAFRGLTQLVGQGKPVSVQALENKEIVASFKFIGGGTIFGNIPFPTIIMLIAAIVLGIILSKTGFGRRLYATGSNEEAAKLSGVNTIRTKLTAYIICGATAATAGILLAARLASAQSNAGTGYELEGIAAAVIGGTSVMGGEGGILGTVIGAFVMGVLRNGLNLLKVDAFVQMVIIGTIIVIGVWYDTKRRKKQGF, translated from the coding sequence ATGTCTGCTCAGTTAAAATATTCGTCTTCCAAAACAGAAACAGGGCTGCAAAAAAATAAAAGTGAGTTTTTGCAAAAGTTTTTAGTATTTGGCGTTTTAATCGTTCTTGCTGCTCTGTTTGGAGTTCTCACCAAAGGAAACTTCTTAAAACTTGACAACTTACTTACCATTGCGCTGCAAGTAACACCCTATGCAGTACTGGGATTTGGGCTAACTTTTGTACTGATTACCGGCGGAACGGATTTGTCAGCCGGTTCGGTAGTAGGATTCGGCGGTATTGTGTGCGCCAAAGTATTGTCAATGGGTATGGGTATCCCTCTTGCCATTGTCGCGGGTTTGTTGGCAGGTTCACTTGCAGGCTTAATCAACGGCTTGTTTGTTACAAAACTAAACGTTACTCCGTTTATTGCCACACTGGGCACGCAATACGCATTTCGCGGGCTGACACAATTGGTTGGCCAAGGCAAGCCTGTTTCTGTGCAGGCACTGGAAAATAAAGAGATTGTAGCATCTTTTAAATTTATCGGCGGAGGCACCATTTTCGGCAACATCCCCTTCCCTACAATTATTATGCTTATTGCCGCAATCGTGCTTGGTATTATTCTTTCAAAAACAGGTTTTGGGCGAAGATTGTATGCCACCGGTTCTAATGAAGAGGCTGCAAAACTTTCGGGTGTAAACACGATTCGTACAAAACTTACAGCGTATATTATCTGCGGTGCAACCGCTGCTACGGCAGGTATTCTTTTGGCTGCACGCCTTGCCTCTGCACAATCCAATGCAGGCACCGGCTACGAGCTTGAGGGTATTGCGGCCGCAGTGATTGGCGGCACCTCTGTAATGGGCGGTGAAGGCGGCATTTTGGGTACTGTTATCGGCGCATTTGTAATGGGTGTTTTGCGTAACGGGCTCAATCTGCTAAAGGTAGATGCCTTTGTGCAGATGGTGATTATAGGCACAATTATAGTCATTGGCGTATGGTACGACACCAAACGAAGAAAAAAACAAGGTTTTTAA
- a CDS encoding class II fructose-bisphosphate aldolase produces the protein MPLVTSEKIMLRAQKEGYAVGAFNVENMEMVQAVIEAAEEMRAPVLLQTTPSTVRYAGLEVYYASIAALAKKATVPIAVHLDHGESFDLVVRAIRAGYTSVMIDGSHGSFEENIELTKRVVAVAAPNEIPVEAELGKIGGKEDDLDGGDGGGYTDPEKAKEFAERTGISSLAVAIGTAHGIYSGIPKLDVERLKAIRKIVEIPLVLHGASGLLDKDVVECISEGICKVNFATELRIAFSDGVKSVLSEKPDTFDPKAYGKAGRERVKELVKNRMTVCGCTGKY, from the coding sequence ATGCCACTGGTAACTTCCGAAAAAATAATGCTGCGTGCCCAAAAAGAAGGTTACGCCGTAGGTGCTTTTAATGTTGAAAATATGGAGATGGTGCAGGCTGTTATTGAAGCTGCAGAAGAAATGCGAGCACCCGTATTGCTGCAAACTACCCCATCTACCGTGCGCTATGCAGGTTTAGAAGTTTATTATGCAAGTATTGCCGCATTGGCAAAAAAAGCAACGGTTCCCATTGCTGTGCATCTTGATCATGGAGAAAGTTTCGACCTTGTTGTGCGTGCTATCCGTGCAGGCTACACCTCGGTTATGATCGATGGTTCTCATGGTAGTTTTGAAGAAAACATTGAGCTTACCAAGCGCGTTGTAGCGGTTGCCGCACCCAACGAAATACCGGTGGAAGCCGAACTAGGCAAAATCGGGGGTAAAGAAGATGATTTGGACGGTGGCGATGGCGGAGGCTATACCGACCCTGAAAAGGCAAAGGAGTTTGCCGAGCGTACAGGTATTTCATCGCTTGCGGTTGCCATTGGTACCGCGCATGGTATTTATTCAGGTATCCCCAAACTAGATGTAGAACGACTGAAAGCGATTCGAAAAATTGTGGAAATTCCCCTCGTTTTACACGGTGCATCAGGACTTTTGGATAAAGATGTGGTAGAATGTATTTCTGAAGGAATTTGTAAGGTGAACTTTGCAACCGAACTGCGTATTGCATTCAGCGACGGTGTAAAAAGTGTACTGAGCGAAAAACCTGATACCTTTGACCCGAAAGCATACGGAAAAGCCGGCAGAGAACGTGTAAAAGAACTGGTTAAGAACCGGATGACGGTATGCGGATGTACGGGTAAATACTAA
- a CDS encoding ABC transporter substrate-binding protein: MKKSIGILLALVLVVSMFAGCGSKPAPSSAAPADSSSAAPSEATAKETIKIALVTKMVDSPYWQTVKRAAEEKAKELGNVEVTHLGPPTEADIDKQVQIIETCINDDYDGIILAACDKDALIAPVQKAKDAGIPVVMIDSGISEPVYDAFLATNNVQAGAECAKLMSDLIGNKGKVAIVNFAAGTQTAIDRETGFTEEIKNNHKDVEIVGVQYCDSDPTKAANQATDFITANPDIKGIWGANDQSAVGVAQAVTEKGKGDSIMVVGFDNSDDIKAGLKSGTIKGTAVQMPTMMGSMGVQIVVDILGGKAPAEKDVDTGVTMVTFENYTRPAMDVILNQ; encoded by the coding sequence ATGAAAAAGTCAATTGGTATCCTCTTGGCACTGGTTCTCGTGGTTTCTATGTTCGCCGGGTGCGGCAGCAAACCCGCCCCTAGCTCAGCAGCACCGGCAGATTCATCTTCAGCAGCACCCTCTGAAGCTACAGCAAAAGAGACTATAAAAATTGCTCTTGTAACCAAAATGGTGGATTCCCCCTACTGGCAAACCGTAAAAAGAGCAGCAGAAGAAAAAGCAAAAGAGTTGGGCAATGTTGAAGTTACCCATCTTGGCCCACCCACCGAAGCCGACATTGATAAGCAAGTACAGATTATCGAGACCTGCATCAATGACGATTACGACGGAATCATTCTCGCAGCTTGCGACAAAGATGCTCTGATTGCCCCTGTACAAAAGGCAAAAGACGCAGGTATCCCGGTTGTTATGATTGACTCGGGCATTTCGGAACCTGTATATGATGCTTTCCTTGCTACCAACAACGTACAGGCTGGTGCAGAATGTGCTAAGCTAATGTCAGATTTGATTGGCAACAAAGGTAAAGTTGCAATTGTAAACTTTGCAGCAGGCACCCAAACTGCTATTGACCGTGAAACAGGATTTACCGAAGAAATTAAAAACAACCATAAAGATGTTGAAATTGTCGGCGTGCAATACTGCGATTCCGACCCGACAAAAGCAGCAAACCAAGCAACCGACTTTATTACCGCCAATCCTGATATTAAAGGTATTTGGGGCGCAAATGACCAATCCGCCGTTGGTGTTGCCCAGGCTGTAACCGAAAAAGGCAAAGGCGACAGCATTATGGTAGTCGGTTTCGATAACTCCGATGACATCAAAGCAGGGTTAAAGTCCGGCACCATCAAAGGTACCGCTGTACAGATGCCTACCATGATGGGCTCGATGGGCGTGCAGATTGTAGTAGATATTCTTGGCGGAAAAGCTCCCGCTGAAAAAGATGTTGACACCGGTGTTACTATGGTAACCTTTGAAAACTATACAAGACCGGCTATGGACGTTATTCTCAACCAGTAA